A region from the Brassica napus cultivar Da-Ae chromosome C8, Da-Ae, whole genome shotgun sequence genome encodes:
- the LOC106379941 gene encoding uncharacterized protein LOC106379941 isoform X1, with protein sequence MEHTLKMLHDVIARSLQQPQMQPQPLVPPQPSVSTPMLPLITAMKNMKTPHFEGGTDPFQADQWLRTMEKNFETLTCSEESKKKMAVYYLDKDAAEWWESRDHQVGHLVTTWVAFKQEFECKYFTPESKRRLQRQFANLVQGDNTVREYESEFMRLRRHVLRGQDDEETMIYNFMFGLKPELENRLAVENYESLTELVEKAVNVEIGLEAEKAATKKSKQHQEGKYGGNQRSFKGKDKEKESGGPSRRSLFTGKCFNCGKIGHKSSECYGKKPGSFQSNSYNPTCFTCGKKGHISTQCSVNRPIPATPITVRPPPAPPAIAPAPKRQAIGGRVYALELEDTKLPGPSKDPITGFWVL encoded by the coding sequence ATGGAGCACACTCTAAAGATGCTTCATGACGTGATAGCGAGGTCATTACAACAACCTCAGATGCAACCTCAGCCACTCGTGCCACCACAACCTTCAGTTAGTACACCGATGTTACCGTTGATAACTGCCATGAAAAATATGAAGACACCACATTTTGAAGGAGGGACAGATCCATTTCAAGCCGACCAGTGGCTTCGAACAATGGAGAAAAACTTTGAGACCCTGACGTGTTCCGAAGAATCTAAGAAGAAGATGGCAGTGTATTACTTAGACAAAGACGCGGCAGAATGGTGGGAGAGTAGGGATCACCAAGTAGGACATCTGGTCACCACTTGGGTGGCATTCAAACAAGAATTTGAATGCAAGTACTTCACTCCAGAATCCAAGCGAAGGCTTCAACGTCAGTTTGCTAACCTAGTACAAGGAGACAATACAGTTAGAGAATATGAATCTGAGTTCATGCGACTGCGACGACATGTGCTGCGAGGacaagatgatgaagaaaccaTGATATATAACTTTATGTTTGGTCTAAAACCAGAGCTAGAAAATAGACTGGCAGTCGAAAACTATGAGAGTCTCACCGAGCTAGTGGAAAAGGCTGTGAATGTGGAGATTGGATTGGAAGCTGAGAAGGCGGCAACTAAGAAATCCAAGCAGCATCAAGAAGGAAAGTATGGTGGAAACCAAAGATCTTTTAAGGGTAAAGATAAGGAAAAGGAATCGGGAGGGCCAAGTCGGCGATCTCTGTTCACAGGGAAATGCTTTAACTGTGGCAAGATAGGCCATAAGTCAAGTGAATGCTACGGGAAGAAACCTGGATCCTTTCAGTCAAACTCCTACAATCCTACATGTTTCACGTGTGGGAAGAAAGGGCACATCTCTACCCAGTGCAGCGTCAACCGTCCTATCCCAGCTACGCCAATCACTGTCCGTCCTCCTCCAGCTCCACCTGCAATCGCACCAGCGCCAAAAAGGCAAGCTATAGGAGGTAGAGTTTACGCTTTAGAACTAGAGGATACTAAACTTCCAGGCCCATCTAAGGATCCCATCACAGGTTTTTGGGTTCTTTAA